One segment of bacterium DNA contains the following:
- a CDS encoding homoaconitate hydratase family protein: MTVIEKIISAHAGEDVHEGRIAWVSLDVVSARDFGGANVVKNFEESFGDSPVGDPSRTFFTFDCNVPANTIGYADNQHRCRHFARKHGLRVFDVDAGIGSHVMIEEGIALPGTIVVGTDSHLNLLGAVGCLGQGMGDIDIAYAFRHARTWFEVPPSVRIELSGNLPEGAGAKDLTLYLVGKLGASGLLGKSAEIYGPAVDALDLAGRITLASMGTEMGAISLFICPGESTLAEIGNLCGKKIDKAACDLLTPDAEAEYEVVYEFDVSGIEPLAACPPKPDNVRPVSELAARKIPVDGVVVGSCTGGRAEDIREFAAIVAKHGIAPGVMAKVAPATRRVYRELLADGTINTLVDAGAIIINQGCAGCAAGQVGMTGEREVQVTTGNRNFAGKQGKGDTYLASARTAGYSAAHGFVCCG; the protein is encoded by the coding sequence ATGACTGTAATCGAGAAGATAATCTCCGCCCATGCGGGCGAAGACGTCCACGAGGGCAGAATAGCCTGGGTTTCGCTTGACGTCGTCAGCGCCCGTGACTTCGGCGGCGCGAACGTCGTCAAGAACTTCGAGGAGTCCTTCGGCGATTCGCCCGTAGGCGATCCTTCCCGCACATTTTTCACCTTCGATTGCAACGTACCAGCGAACACCATCGGCTACGCGGACAACCAGCACCGATGCCGCCATTTCGCCCGCAAGCACGGCCTCCGCGTTTTCGACGTGGATGCCGGCATCGGCAGCCACGTCATGATCGAGGAGGGCATCGCGCTCCCCGGAACCATCGTCGTCGGCACCGACAGCCACCTGAACCTGCTCGGCGCGGTCGGCTGTTTGGGACAGGGGATGGGCGACATAGACATCGCCTACGCCTTCCGCCACGCCCGTACCTGGTTCGAAGTTCCGCCTTCCGTGCGCATCGAGCTGTCGGGCAACCTTCCCGAAGGCGCCGGCGCGAAAGACCTCACGCTTTACCTCGTCGGCAAGCTCGGCGCAAGCGGTCTTCTGGGAAAAAGCGCCGAAATATACGGCCCGGCGGTGGATGCGCTCGATCTCGCGGGGCGCATCACGCTCGCCAGCATGGGCACCGAGATGGGCGCGATCTCGCTTTTCATCTGTCCCGGCGAATCCACGCTCGCCGAAATCGGAAATCTCTGCGGAAAGAAAATTGACAAGGCCGCTTGCGATCTTCTCACGCCGGACGCCGAAGCGGAATATGAAGTCGTATACGAGTTCGACGTATCGGGAATCGAGCCGCTCGCGGCCTGCCCGCCCAAGCCGGACAACGTGCGCCCCGTTTCGGAACTCGCCGCGCGGAAAATTCCGGTGGACGGCGTCGTCGTCGGAAGCTGCACGGGCGGCCGCGCCGAAGATATCCGGGAGTTCGCCGCGATAGTCGCGAAGCACGGCATCGCGCCCGGCGTGATGGCCAAGGTCGCGCCCGCCACCCGCCGAGTCTACCGGGAGCTACTTGCGGACGGAACCATAAACACTCTGGTAGACGCCGGCGCGATCATAATCAACCAGGGCTGCGCGGGATGCGCCGCGGGCCAGGTCGGGATGACCGGCGAGCGCGAGGTGCAGGTCACGACCGGCAACCGCAACTTCGCGGGGAAGCAGGGCAAGGGGGATACCTATCTTGCGAGCGCACGCACCGCGGGATATTCCGCCGCGCATGG